The genome window ACGACCTGGGCGACACGTTCGAGGTGATCAGTGCCGCGACGGACCTCGTGGCCGTGCGGACCGCGCTGCAGGAGGCCGGCATCGACTACGACTCGGCCGACGTGGTCTGGTGGCCCTCCACCCAGGTCGAGGTCGACGCCGACGGCGCGCGCAAGGTGCTGCGCCTCATCGACGCGCTCGAGGACTCCGACGACGTCCAGAACGTCTACGCGAACTTCGACGCCTCCGACGAGGTCATGGCCGAGCTCGACGCCGAGTGACGCGCGGCAGGTCGCGACCTGCACGCACGGGCCCCGTCACCGGTGTGGCGGGGCCCCTCGCACGCGGGACGCCTGCGACGATGACCGCGTGCGCGTGCTCGGAGTGGACCCCGGCCTGACCCGCTGCGGCCTCGGCGTCGTCGACTCCCTGCCGGGGCGGCGCGCGCGCCTCGTGCACGTGTCGGTCGCACGCTCCGACCCCGGCCTCGACGTCGACCAGCGGCTGCTGCTCATCGAGCGGGCCCTCGAGGAGTGCCTCGAGGAGCACGCCCCCGACACGGTCGCGGTCGAACGGGTCTTCGCGCAGCACAACGTCAGCACCGTCATGGGCACCGCGCAGGTCGCCGGGCTCGCCATGGTGGCGGCCGCGCGCCGGCGCATCCCCGTCGCGCTGCACACGCCCAGCGAGGTGAAGGCGGCGGTCACCGGCTCCGGCCGTGCGGACAAGGCGCAGGTCCAGACGATGGTGGCGCGGCTCCTGGGGCTGACCGAGGTGCCGCGGCCCGCCGACGCCGCCGACGCGCTCGCGCTCGCCATCTGCCACCTGTGGCGCCCGGCGGGGGCACTCGGAGCCCCGCAGCGCGAACCCGGCGGCATGACGACGGCGCAGCGGCAGTGGGCCGCGGCGGAGCAGGCGGCGCGGCGGCGCGCGTGACGTCGCGACGCGGGACCCCGGCGCGTGTCCTTCGTACACCTGTTCGCCTCGTGTGGGAGAGTGGGGCGGTCGACGACAGGAGGAGCGCGCGGTGATCGCGTCGGTGCACGGGACGGTGCTGGCAGTACGGCTGGACGCGGCGGTCGTGGAGGTCGGAGGTGTCGGCCTGCTGGTCCAGGCGACGCCGGCGACCCTCGCGGGACTGCGGGTCGGGCAACCGGGTCGGTTGTTCACGTCGCTCGTCGTGCGCGAGGACGCGCTGACGCTGTTCGGCTTCGCCGACGACGACGAGCGCGACGTGTTCGAGACCGTGCAGACGGTCTCGGGCGTGGGGCCGCGCCTCGCGCTGGCCATGCTCGCGGTGCACACGCCCGACGGGCTGCGTCGCGCGGTCGCGCACGAGGACCTCGCGGCGCTCATGCGCGTCCCCGGCATCGGGCGCAAGGGCGCGCAGCGCATCGTCCTGGAGCTCGGGGAGCGGCTCGGTGCGCCGTCACCGACCGCAGGTGCCCCCGCGGCGTCGTCCGCGGACCACCGCGAGCAGGTCGTCGAGGCGCTCGTCGGCCTGGGCTGGCCGCTGCGCGCCGCGCAGGACGCGGTCGCCGCGGTGCTCGACGGCTCACCGAGCCCGGTCGGGGCCGACGAGGTGCCGGGCGTGCTGCGCGCGGCGCTGCGCTCGCTGGGCAGCGCCCGTGCGTGACGCCGGGTCGCCGCGCATCGAGGTCGGCGGGGCGGAGGAGGACGGCGACGTCGAGCCGTACGGTGCGGAGTCGCTCGTGCGTCCCGTCGCCGACGAGCCGGAGCGCGCCGCGGAGGCGGCGCTGCGTCCCCGGCGGCTCGACGAGTTCGTCGGCCAGCGGGTCGTGCGCGACCAGCTGTCCCTGGTCCTGCAGGCGGCGCTGGGTCGCGGGCGGGCACCGGACCACGTGCTGCTGTCGGGCCCCCCGGGTCTGGGCAAGACCACGCTCGCGATGATCATCGCGGCCGAGCTCGGGGCGTCGCTGCGCGTGACCAGCGGGCCGGCCATCCAGCACGCGGGGGACCTCGCCGCGGTCCTGTCCTCGCTCGAGGAGGGCGAGGTGCTCTTCATCGACGAGATCCACCGGCTCGCACGCCCGGCCGAGGAGCTGCTCTACGTCGCGATGGAGGACTTCCGAGTCGACGTCATCGTCGGCAAGGGGGCGGGCGCGAGCGCGATCCCGCTGTCCCTGCCGCCGTTCACCGTCGTGGGGGCGACCACGCGCGCCGGGCTGCTGCCGGCGCCGCTGCGTGACCGCTTCGGCTTCACCGGGCACCTCGACTTCTACGACGACGCCGAGCTCGAGCGCGTGCTCGTCCGGTCCGCCGGGCTGCTGGGCGTCCCGCTCGACGTGACGGCCGCCGCCGAGATCGCGTCGCGTTCGCGCGGCACGCCCCGCATCGCCAACCGCCTGCTGCGGCGCGTGCGCGACTGGGCGCAGGTGCGCGGCGACGGCATGCTCTCGCTCGCCGCCGCACGGTCCGCCCTCGAGGTGTACGAGGTCGACGAGCGCGGCCTGGACCGTCTCGACCGGTCGGTCCTGGACGCGCTGTGCCGACGCTTCGGTGGCGGCCCGGTCGGGCTGACGACGCTCGCGGTCGCCGTGGGGGAGGAGCCCGAGACCGTCGAGACGGTCGCCGAGCCGTTCCTCGTCCGCGAGGGTCTCATCGGGCGCACGTCGCGCGGTCGCGTGGCGCTGCCACCTGCCTGGGAGCACCTCGGGCTGCCGGTGCCGCCGCCCGCCGGCACGCTGTTCGGCTGACCGCCGCGGGCACCCCGGCGGACGGGAACGGGCCGCGAGGGAACCCCCGGGGACGGTCGCACGTTGGAGCGTCGGGCCGCGGCGCCTAGACTGCGGCCGACGTCTGACACGATGCGGAGAACCACCACCTCATGGACTACTCGTTCCTGGTCATCATGCTGCTCGCCTTCGCGGCGCTGTGGTTCATGTCGAGCCGCTCCCGCAAGCAGCAGCGCGAGGCCGCCGACTTCCGCAGCAACCTCGCCGTCGGCGACGAGGTCATGACGGGTTCCGGACTCTTCGGCACCGTGACCGCGATCGACGGTGACGTCGTGACGCTCGAGTCGACACCCGGCAGCTCGACGCGCTGGCTGCGCGCCGCGATCGCCCGCAGGTCCGAGCCGGTCGTCGTCGACGACGCGGCGGACGCCGCTCCCGCTGTCGTAGAGGACGAGCCCGTCGTGGACGTCCCCGACGACCTGTCCTCCCTGCCGCCGGAGCCGCCGGCGACCGGGCGCGAGGACCGCGACCGCGACAACCAGTGACTCCCCGGCCCGGGCGATGACGCCCGGGCCCCGACCCCACCGGCCGCCTCGGCGGCCGGTGCGCGCACGAGAGAAGAACTCCGTTGGCTCCTCCTCCCCGCCGCCGTGAACGGCCGGTCCGCACGCTCGTCACCCTCGCGGTGCTGGTCGTCGCGCTGTTCGCGTCGATCCTCGCCGGCACCCGCTGGAGCGACGCGACGCTGACGCCCAACCTCGCGCTCGACCTCGAGGGCGGGACGCAGGTCATCCTGCAGCCCGTGCCCGAGGCGCAGGGCTCCGTGACGTCGGAGACGATCAACCAGGCGATCGCGGTCATCCGCCAGCGTGTCGACGCCTCGGGCGTCGCCG of Cellulomonas dongxiuzhuiae contains these proteins:
- the ruvB gene encoding Holliday junction branch migration DNA helicase RuvB — encoded protein: MRDAGSPRIEVGGAEEDGDVEPYGAESLVRPVADEPERAAEAALRPRRLDEFVGQRVVRDQLSLVLQAALGRGRAPDHVLLSGPPGLGKTTLAMIIAAELGASLRVTSGPAIQHAGDLAAVLSSLEEGEVLFIDEIHRLARPAEELLYVAMEDFRVDVIVGKGAGASAIPLSLPPFTVVGATTRAGLLPAPLRDRFGFTGHLDFYDDAELERVLVRSAGLLGVPLDVTAAAEIASRSRGTPRIANRLLRRVRDWAQVRGDGMLSLAAARSALEVYEVDERGLDRLDRSVLDALCRRFGGGPVGLTTLAVAVGEEPETVETVAEPFLVREGLIGRTSRGRVALPPAWEHLGLPVPPPAGTLFG
- the ruvA gene encoding Holliday junction branch migration protein RuvA; protein product: MIASVHGTVLAVRLDAAVVEVGGVGLLVQATPATLAGLRVGQPGRLFTSLVVREDALTLFGFADDDERDVFETVQTVSGVGPRLALAMLAVHTPDGLRRAVAHEDLAALMRVPGIGRKGAQRIVLELGERLGAPSPTAGAPAASSADHREQVVEALVGLGWPLRAAQDAVAAVLDGSPSPVGADEVPGVLRAALRSLGSARA
- the ruvC gene encoding crossover junction endodeoxyribonuclease RuvC, whose amino-acid sequence is MRVLGVDPGLTRCGLGVVDSLPGRRARLVHVSVARSDPGLDVDQRLLLIERALEECLEEHAPDTVAVERVFAQHNVSTVMGTAQVAGLAMVAAARRRIPVALHTPSEVKAAVTGSGRADKAQVQTMVARLLGLTEVPRPADAADALALAICHLWRPAGALGAPQREPGGMTTAQRQWAAAEQAARRRA
- the yajC gene encoding preprotein translocase subunit YajC; amino-acid sequence: MDYSFLVIMLLAFAALWFMSSRSRKQQREAADFRSNLAVGDEVMTGSGLFGTVTAIDGDVVTLESTPGSSTRWLRAAIARRSEPVVVDDAADAAPAVVEDEPVVDVPDDLSSLPPEPPATGREDRDRDNQ